A section of the Neorhodopirellula lusitana genome encodes:
- a CDS encoding 4Fe-4S dicluster domain-containing protein produces the protein MTTTKTGSPNQPGGDRSLPVVENFSRRAAVKGAFATLGAGAFVAAVSPLRQAAKSSSAAEFMQTHYTELSREQKVDVLARLEAETKENYGAEVTIADDRPIPGTKFVYAINLSVCNGNGKCVEACHKENNHDRDTNQSYIRVLEMPKGTMDMEQGSTTYTGTVPKDDKFYLPVQCQQCDEPPCVDVCPVKATWKEEDGIVVVDYNWCIGCRYCEAACPYHARRFNWKKAEVPAEEVNPDQSYLSNRVRPVGVVEKCTYCLHRTRRGKLPACLEACPTGARVFGNILDPNSNIRWILENKRVYILKEELGTKPAFFYYFD, from the coding sequence ATGACGACCACTAAAACCGGTTCGCCCAACCAGCCTGGCGGTGATCGATCGCTGCCTGTGGTTGAAAACTTCAGCCGCCGTGCCGCCGTCAAGGGAGCCTTTGCGACGCTGGGTGCAGGTGCGTTTGTCGCCGCCGTTTCACCATTGCGGCAAGCGGCAAAGAGTTCGTCGGCCGCCGAGTTCATGCAGACCCACTACACCGAGCTGTCGCGGGAACAGAAGGTCGATGTCTTGGCCCGATTGGAAGCCGAAACGAAAGAGAATTATGGCGCCGAGGTAACGATCGCGGATGATCGTCCGATTCCCGGCACCAAGTTTGTCTACGCCATCAACCTGAGCGTGTGCAACGGCAACGGTAAATGCGTTGAAGCCTGTCATAAGGAAAACAACCACGACCGCGATACGAACCAGTCGTACATCCGCGTCCTCGAAATGCCCAAGGGCACGATGGACATGGAACAGGGGTCGACGACTTATACGGGCACCGTTCCCAAAGACGACAAGTTCTATTTGCCGGTGCAATGCCAACAGTGTGACGAGCCACCCTGCGTCGACGTTTGCCCGGTCAAGGCGACGTGGAAGGAAGAGGATGGCATCGTGGTCGTCGATTACAACTGGTGCATCGGTTGCCGGTACTGCGAAGCAGCGTGTCCCTATCACGCACGCCGTTTCAACTGGAAAAAAGCTGAAGTGCCGGCGGAGGAAGTCAATCCAGACCAGAGCTATTTGAGCAACCGAGTGCGGCCCGTCGGCGTGGTGGAAAAGTGCACTTATTGCTTGCACCGCACCCGTCGCGGCAAGCTGCCGGCATGCCTAGAGGCGTGTCCCACCGGGGCTCGCGTGTTCGGCAATATTTTGGATCCGAACTCCAATATTCGCTGGATTCTTGAAAACAAACGTGTCTACATCCTGAAAGAAGAACTCGGGACCAAACCCGCGTTTTTCTATTATTTCGATTGA